From the genome of Leptodactylus fuscus isolate aLepFus1 chromosome 1, aLepFus1.hap2, whole genome shotgun sequence, one region includes:
- the REXO1 gene encoding RNA exonuclease 1 homolog isoform X3 encodes MLKNTGYFRGIECPFSENCFRPHCLFRHRERSVGSGKARNGAEYDPYNPELPAGPPRMDDDPSGVFPEPSLHVLELERVNKAIEEIKSQVEREQRKYEELLETNNAPLKQCLRSDSLSSFEYDPGCSGNNASCYSPTPLAQSLKPCKYTLDNVEPDRSNSRTLEYIPTTVSKVSRYRANKYVIDNSKPYTDLEYDPMLNYSARLLSKVNSKKVSKRSRTNGKVESHAPVSKKLRKPNLPVEAKFSDSEGDSQPECPPKTGKSLHSDRSSSITSATKSSGPETKKSFKAVKETSVQYDSGNSLKNYSRENIKKTNKPLDLKNGKNERIREQPSTMDLSQMTCTSKDQKNKSLKSHSKKKIEQVEVKNVDNKHEHRQKKERTSEQKTILIENKTDTESKHCKEKPSKTDSRTKDQGVKNVKCKAKNQKSGSLDKSKMAVPETCNVKRNMRTLSHVDLFGDETSDEDENRKASLQDNLTCSKGEKSIHRSKVTSQRNSDSFMDSPEMDLDSDSDIDPMEECLRVFNESHDIKTEDKGRMGKQSENNEDKSEQSSVAFIPGQKRRISHVTCSNNMDSPSKVAIRSCIRPTPQEICYQRIQKAQEQAAQLLAQEKTALLSNIAQKSNSLKKTGGKNAELVDTVETCNGSSSAIKLRTLSGMASKTKSTTVKQRQAHVPSLQSATLKRPVLPTEFGAKVPTTVRQRYLNLFIDECLKSCQSQEEAFNKALEEEKIVYNRSSSRNIYLNVAVNTLKKLRSQGSQKKAVSPEVVNKKAVSHESMLGGKLAAKTSFSVQRTIHQDEELTEAAIYKKLKKYILTPEELKEHGYPLVHPEKSGRAMVFTAEENKNSDSSCKICCRCGAEYLVTPSGKCVRQEECVHHWGRLRRQRVPGGWETLYSCCSGAVGSAGCQVSKQHVQDGRKDNLDGFVKTFEKLNTPEENPGVFALDCEMCYTTKGLELTRVTVVNSKLKVVYDTFVQPDNKIVDYNTRFSGVTEEDLQNTSITLRDVQAVLLCMFSCDSVLIGHSLESDLFALKWRAMTLVKTPARVWN; translated from the exons ATGCTGAAGAACACCGGCTACTTCCGAGGGATTGAATGTCCATTCAGTGAAAACTGCTTTCGGCCACATTGTCTCTTCAGACACCGAGAAAGAAGTGTCGGCAGTGGAAAGGCCCGAAATGGGGCGG AGTATGATCCCTACAATCCCGAACTTCCAGCTGGTCCACCTCGTATGGACGATGATCCGTCTGGTGTCTTTCCTGAGCCAAGCCTACATGTACTGGAACTGGAAAGGGTCAACAAAGCAATTGAAGAAATCAAGAGTCAAGTGGAAAGGGAGCAAAGAAAATATGAGGAACTACTTGAGACaaataatgcccccttaaaacAGTGTTTGCGTTCTGACAGCCTATCTTCTTTTGAATATGATCCCGGTTGTTCTGGAAACAATGCTTCATGTTACAGCCCAACTCCCCTGGCTCAGTCATTAAAGCCTTGTAAATATACTTTAGATAATGTAGAACCTGATAGAAGTAATAGTCGAACTTTGGAGTATATTCCAACAACAGTAAGTAAAGTGTCTAGGTATAGAGCCAATAAATATGTCATTGATAATTCCAAACCTTACACTGATCTGGAATATGATCCCATGTTAAACTACTCTGCTAGACTTTTAAGCAAAGTTAATTCTAAAAAAGTCTCTAAAAGAAGTAGAACAAATGGTAAGGTTGAAAGTCATGCACCCGTATCTAAGAAGTTGCGAAAACCTAATCTACCAGTTGAGGCTAAATTTTCTGACTCTGAAGGTGATTCCCAACCAGAGTGTCCTCCTAAAACAGGCAAATCTCTCCATTCAGATAGAAGCAGCTCAATAACTTCAGCAACAAAATCTTCAGGACCTGAAACTAAAAAAAGCTTTAAGGCTGTTAAAGAAACCTCAGTGCAATATGATAGTGGGAACTCTTTAAAAAACTATAGcagagaaaatattaaaaaaaccaaCAAACCTCTAGACCTTAAGAATGGGAAGAATGAGCGTATAAGAGAGCAGCCATCAACCATGGATTTGTCGCAGATGACTTGTACCAGTAAAGACCAAAAAAACAAGTCTTTAAAAAGCCATAGTAAGAAAAAAATTGAACAGGTAGAAGTTAAAAATGTGGATAACAAGCATGAGCACAGGCAGAAAAAAGAGAGGACCTCTGAACAGAAGACTATTCTCATAGAAAATAAAACTGATACTGAAAGTAAGCACTGTAAAGAGAAGCCCAGCAAAACTGACTCTAGGACAAAAGATCAAGGTGTTAAAAATGTAAAGTGTAAAGCCAAAAACCAGAAATCGGGGTCTTTGGATAAATCCAAGATGGCTGTCCCAGAGACTTGTAATGTTAAAAGAAATATGAGAACTTTAAGTCACGTGGATTTATTTGGTGATGAGACAAGTGATGAAGATGAAAACAGAAAAGCTAGTCTACAAGATAACTTGACTTGTAGCAAGGGTGAGAAGTCTATACACAGAAGCAAGGTGACCAGCCAAAGAAATTCTGACTCCTTTATGGATTCTCCTGAGATGGATTTGGATTCAGACTCTGATATAGACCCAATGGAAGAGTGTTTAAGAGTATTTAATGAATCGCATGATATTAAGACTGAAGACAAGGGAAGAATGGGAAAACAG agtGAGAATAATGAGGACAAATCAGAACAAAGTTCGGTTGCATTCATTCCTGGTCAGAAGAGGAGGATTTCTCATGTTACTTGCTCAAATAAC ATGGATTCACCCAGTAAAGTTGCTATCCGTTCTTGCATTCGCCCAACCCCTCAGGAGATTTGTTATCAAAGAATTCAGAAGGCCCAGGAACAAGCTGCACAACTACTGGCTCAAGAAAAGACAGCTCTGTTGTCCAATATTGCCCAGAAATCCAATTCCTTGAAAAAGACAG GTGGAAAGAATGCAGAATTGGTGGATACTGTTGAAACTTGTAATGGTTCTTCATCTGCTATAAAATTACGAACGCTTTCGGGGATGGCTTCAAAGACCAAATCTACAACTGTAAAACAGCGACAGGCACATGTACCTTCCCTGCAG AGTGCTACCTTGAAGAGACCAGTTCTGCCTACTGAATTTGGTGCAAAAGTGCCGACCACTGTTCGACAGCGTTACCTGAACCTGTTCATTGATGAGTGCCTGAAATCCTGTCAGTCGCAAGAGGAAGCATTTAACAAG GCTCTAGAAGAGGAAAAGATTGTTTACAATCGGAGCAGCAGTCGTAACATTTATCTTAATGTGGCAGTCAACACACTGAAGAAACTGAGAAGTCAAGGATCACAGAAAAAAGCTGTTTCTCCAG AGGTTGTTAACAAGAAAGCAGTATCCCATGAATCTATGCTTGGTGGAAAGCTGGCAGCCAAGACCAGTTTCTCTGTGCAACGTACTATTCATCAAGATGAAGAATTGACAG AGGCAGCAATctacaaaaaattgaaaaaatatatattgacaCCCGAGGAACTGAAGGAGCACGGTTACCCACTGGTGCACCCTGAGAAGTCTGGACGGGCTATGGTTTTCACTGCAGAGGAAAACAAGAACTCGGACT CCTCCTGTAAAATATGCTGCCGCTGTGGAGCTGAGTACCTGGTTACGCCGAGTGGAAAGTGTGTGCGCCAAGAGGAGTGTGTTCACCATTGGGGTCGTCTCCGCAGGCAGAGAG TTCCTGGTGGGTGGGAGACCCTGtatagctgctgcagtggtgcCGTGGGATCAGCTGGCTGTCAAGTATCTAAG CAACATGTGCAAGATGGTCGTAAGGATAACCTGGATGGCTTTGTTAAGACCTTTGAGAAGTTGAATACACCTGAAGAAAATCCTGGAGTGTTTGCTTTAGACTGTGAAATG TGTTACACTACAAAGGGACTGGAGTTGACTCGTGTTACTGTTGTGAACTCAAAGCTTAAGGTGGTGTATGACACTTTCGTTCAACCAGACAACAAAATTGTGGACTATAATACAAG